A genomic stretch from Patagioenas fasciata isolate bPatFas1 chromosome 10, bPatFas1.hap1, whole genome shotgun sequence includes:
- the LOC136105916 gene encoding uncharacterized protein has protein sequence MLPPHLLLFLFLHLLLPGMWADPEAEPQVLQLLHTGLFANVSSPEVFGMALLDDVPLYAVDPANWSIHFHWPWARQAAAEGDMEKIMPHYKHFLRSMVRYVQEIAQRAKLDYPLVIQIRGGCVLHPNRTSWGFINAGKGGRDLITFKVERQRWEPQQPSQLAVLVNTTLNSHKSVTGLLEHLLSITCPSQILILRRYGRAALERQELPVATVFARTPSPAQLLLVCRVTGFYPRSISVAWLRDGQEVPPGPATNTSAILPNADLTYQLRSVLAVAPHDGHSYACRVRHRSLGTRSLLIPWENRSTAPTISIAIAVLLLAAAFSAGGFWWWKRRKGGQDHTGEQEFIIFLVPLPALHTGCCKLHIFQTYIFHNTSFVDTSSWATLEDIVFATLHKYTRDLCYLRPWVYPALPEVEWENLQNLFKIYLHNLILSLSSDASPYQILHPYVFQCTAGCDLYPNGSYTKFYRLAYNTDDFLSFDVDNKLWKRDQKSELAAQVERQFNTFIGFSETLQLLLNVTCIDHMKKFIEYGRADLERQELPVATVFARTPSPAQLLLVCRVTGFYPRSISVAWLRDGQEVPPGPATNTSAILPNADLTYQLRSVLAVAPHDGHSYACRVRHRSLGTRSLLIPWDSSKAALSVGITIAVLLATAAALAGAIWHCKRRR, from the exons ATGCTGCCCCCtcatctcctcctcttcctctttctccacctcctcctccctggGATGTGGGCAGACCCAGAGG CAGAGCCGCAGGTTCTCCAGCTGCTCCATACCGGCCTCTTTGCCAACGTCAGCTCTCCTGAGGTATTCGGGATGGCTCTTCTGGACGATGTGCCGCTATATGCAGTGGATCCTGCCAATTGGAGCATCCACTTCCACTGGCCCTGGGCCCGCCAGGCCGCAGCCGAGGGTGATATGGAGAAGATAATGCCCCACTACAAACACTTTCTGCGCAGTATGGTACGATACGTACAAGAGATAGCCCAGCGGGCGAAACTGGACT ACCCATTGGTGATCCAGATCCGCGGAGGCTGTGTGCTGCACCCCAACAGGACAAGCTGGGGCTTCATCAATGCTGGGAAGGGCGGCAGAGACCTCATAACTTTCAAGGTGGAGAGGCAGCGCTGGGAGCCACAACAGCCATCCCAACTAGCAGTGCTGGTCAACACGACCCTCAACAGCCATAAGTCCGTCACGGGGCTCCTGGAGCACCTTCTGTCCATCACCTGCCCAAGCCAAATCCTCATCCTGCGCAGGTACGGGAGAGCAGCTTTGGAGAGACAAG AGCTGCCCGTGGCCACCGTCTTCGCCCGcacacccagcccagcccagctcctgctggtTTGCCGCGTCACCGGCTTCTACCCGCGGTCCATCAGTGTGGCCTGGCTGCGGGATGGCCAGGAGGTGCCGCCAGGCCCGGCCACCAACACCAGCGCCATCCTGCCCAACGCCGACCTCACCTACCAGCTGCGCAGTGTCCTGGCCGTGGCCCCCCATGACGGGCACAGCTACGCCTGCCGCGTGCGCCACCGCAGCCTGGGCACCCGCAGCCTCCTCATCCCGTGGG AAAAccgcagcacagctccaaccATCAGCATCGCCATTGCAGTGCTTCTCCTAGCGGCTGCATTCTCTGCtggggggttttggtggtggAAGCGCAG GAAAGGTGGCCAAGATCACACAGGAGAACAGGAATTCATCATCT TCCTGGTTCCTCTCCCTGCTCTCCACACAGGATGTTGTAAACTCCACATTTTCCAAACCTACATCTTCCACAACACCAGCTTTGTGGACACTTCGAGCTGGGCTACCCTGGAGGACATCGTCTTTGCTACCCTGCATAAATACACCAGGGACCTCTGCTACCTCCGCCCATGGGTCTACCCAGCCCTGCCTGAAGTTGAGTGGGAAAACTTGCAAAACCTATTCAAGATCTACTTGCACAACCTCATCTTATCCCTGTCCAGTGATGCCAGTCCGTACCAGATACTCC ACCCCTATGTGTTCCAATGCACGGCTGGCTGCGACTTGTATCCCAATGGCTCCTATACAAAATTCTACCGACTTGCCTACAACACCGATGACTTCCTCAGCTTCGATGTGGACAACAAGCTCTGGAAGAGGGATCAGAAGAGTGAGTTGGCAGCTCAAGTTGAGAGGCAATTCAACACCTTCATCGGTTTCTCTGAGACTTTGCAGCTACTTCTCAATGTCACTTGTATTGATCACATGAAGAAATTCATCGAGTACGGGAGGGCGGATCTGGAGAGACAAG AGCTGCCCGTGGCCACCGTCTTCGCCCGcacacccagcccagcccagctcctgctggtTTGCCGCGTCACCGGCTTCTACCCGCGGTCCATCAGTGTGGCCTGGCTGCGGGATGGCCAGGAGGTGCCGCCAGGCCCGGCCACCAACACCAGCGCCATCCTGCCCAACGCCGACCTCACCTACCAGCTGCGCAGTGTCCTGGCCGTGGCCCCCCATGACGGGCACAGCTACGCCTGCCGCGTGCGCCACCGCAGCCTGGGCACCCGCAGCCTCCTCATCCCCTGGG ACAGCTCCAAGGCAGCTCTCAGTGTCGGCATCACCATTGCAGTGCTGCTGGCCACAGCTGCAGCCCTCGCTGGGGCCATCTGGCACTGCAAGCGCAG GAGATGA